The Aspergillus nidulans FGSC A4 chromosome VII nucleotide sequence AGACTTTTTAAGTCGAATCCCGTGCAGAATGTCTTGCCGGGTATTATGGAGGGATTAAGGGGATTGTTTGGATTGGAAGGAGCCGGGgcgaaggggaaaaaggacGAGAGGGAcggtgggaagaggaaggctggAGAACAGGCTGGGGGTAGAAAGGATGTTTCCGGGGATGAGTCCGTGTCTGggtctgaagatgaggatgaggccgaTGCGCGAGACGCGCGAGGTCTGGAGCGGGATATAGACATGAAGGATGCAGAGAGTGgtgacgacgaagaggactaCTCGCACTTCGACGCACGACTAGCCTCAGACTCGGAAGACTCCAACGACGACCTCTTAAGTGAAGACAACGATAATACCGGATCAAGACATGCTCGCCGCTCCTCCATGTCCATCTCGCTCTCCCCATCACGCTCGCCCTCCCCATCGCAATCGCCACCACCAAAGAAACCCAAGTCTACATCCGCTTCCAAGACCCCCGCGACAAGCACAACCTTCCTCCCGTCCCTCATGATGGGTGGGTACTGGTCTGGTTCTGAGTCCGAGCCTGAGGAGCTCGAAGAAGCCCCGAAGCGGAAAAACCGGATGGGCCAGCAGGCGCGTCGGGCActctgggagaagaagtacggtGCTGCGGCGAACCATATAAAGgcggagcagcagaaggggCAGAAAGGTAAAGGAAAAGGGGGCAGAGATGCCGGGTGGGATTTGAGAAAGGGTGCTACGGGCGATGGGGATAGGGATCGAGATCGTGGAAGGAAGAAGTTCGGGACTGGGTCGAATGCTATGGCTATGAGTGGGAAGGATAGGTTTGGGAGTGGTACTAGCACCGCTAAAGAGAGAACGACTCAGGGtgcgaagagcaagaagacaAAGCCGCAGGATGATAAGCCattgcatccttcttgggaggcggcgaggaaggcgaaggagcagaaggcgacGGCATCGTTTCAGGGCAAGAAGGTTGTTTTCGATTGATAGgcatgtatatatatctataatgAGATTCTACGTGACAGTCATTCCTTTCATGAACAGCTTATAGCAAACAGGAGCGTTTGGAAACACTCTAGGTATCTTGACTGGCAGGGGTATGCACGCTATACAAGGAAAGAGACAGTCAATCCGACCAGTCACAGTATATGGTCACAGCAAAAATAGATGCATCGACCGAACTAAAACGTCATCCACCCCTCTTTCATATCCAACTCTCCTGGGAGACCCGGTCCCGCTCCCGAGCTGGGTCCCGTTTGTCCCTCTGTCTCAAAGCACGGAATAGCCGTGAATTCACCTAGTTCCTGAGGCAGGTTGGAGACGAAATGATCGAGCCCAATGTGCGGCATTTGCGAGAACGCATGGGGTGTCAAGAAATCCGACGGCGAGGTGATATCGTGATGCGGGACAGCTGCGTTCTCGTTGTGTAACTGGCTCTGAGAGTTCATAAGGCTTGAGGTTGGAGTAAGACTGGCCAAGTGTGGTTGAACTCCGCTACCGCCAGACTGGTAACCGTCTTGCCCCTGCCCTTGACTTTGGAAAATGTTGGTATGTGTGTTCGCGTTCGTAAGAGTGTGCGCATCCGGAGACACAGGACCAGTCTTCCAAAGCATTTCCCAATTCTTAAAGCGGTCGTAGGCAGACTCATGACTTCCCGACTGTCCGGCGCCCTGCGAAGCACTATACTCTTCAAGACGGGAGATAGCCCTCTCAAGTGCCTCAATAACACTAACCGCAGACCTGGCCGACCCGACACCCATGGACATAATCTTAATAAGCCCCATGCCCTTCTGCAGCGCTTCCCGGAGTCGTTCTGTACGCTTTGTCAAGCTCTGCGCAAGAATGACCAATAGTGCGGCGCGGCATGAGCTAAACTCTGTGAAAGAGGCACGGGCAAGACCCGTTTCATCTCGAAGTAACCGGCAAAGATCAATGATTTCAAGAGCGGCCTCGACGCAGTCCGTGACAAGGGTTGAGCGGTTCTTGGAGACACCGGAGGACATGGGCGCCTTTACTGGCGAGATCTGGAAGGTGGCAGAGGAAAAGCCCTTCATACTGCTGAAGAGAAAGGGACGACCAAGGAAGATTCGTGTTAGACAGTAGTCCAGCTTTAGGTGAACGTTTGCTCTGAAAAGCGGGCCGTTTGGGTTTAGGTCTCGGCAGTCAGTTTCTTCAGGGAGGGTGTTCCACCAGTCGACCAGATGTTTGCGGAGGGTGAGGAGTCGTTCAAGGCAGTCTTGTTGTTGGTTTTTGCGGCATTTCCGGAGGGCGCATCTTAACCGTCAGCGGCAACAGGACAACTAAGTTGCAC carries:
- a CDS encoding BUD22 family protein (transcript_id=CADANIAT00008373), with protein sequence MPKRKLSDLTDTNDTAQPQKPKLSEKEYQHLKLQTARLKQKFEFGVTSLSRALKTARGFERQKLGRRQKVAKGGPGTEIAVAHAKKAKSKPKSNVSPEETLRRIEGEIQVLKSLDPTTTAEKYLFKQLAKTKRIAESPVFYRFKQSKEKKIKLEGPKSTEEANVTARLFKSNPVQNVLPGIMEGLRGLFGLEGAGAKGKKDERDGGKRKAGEQAGGRKDVSGDESVSGSEDEDEADARDARGLERDIDMKDAESGDDEEDYSHFDARLASDSEDSNDDLLSEDNDNTGSRHARRSSMSISLSPSRSPSPSQSPPPKKPKSTSASKTPATSTTFLPSLMMGGYWSGSESEPEELEEAPKRKNRMGQQARRALWEKKYGAAANHIKAEQQKGQKGKGKGGRDAGWDLRKGATGDGDRDRDRGRKKFGTGSNAMAMSGKDRFGSGTSTAKERTTQGAKSKKTKPQDDKPLHPSWEAARKAKEQKATASFQGKKVVFD